One stretch of Bacteroidales bacterium DNA includes these proteins:
- a CDS encoding radical SAM protein gives MLFNIHARYVGVQSKIHKLQYFFWECTSKCNLACKHCGSDCKIEDNCPNMPADDFLNVCKDVAKNYDASKVMVVVTGGEPLMRSDLEYCGNELKKMGFPWGMVSNGFAMTESRFRSLRNAGLKSVTVSLDGLKENHDWMRGVDGSFERAVNAIKMLASEPNMVYDVVTCVNKRNILELDEVKKLLIEIGVKQWRLFIIDPIGRAAKNDELMLDNEQFKYVYDFIYKTRSEGSIVASAGCDGFLGDYEGQVRNGFFFCRAGVNVASVLANGDIGACPNINRGFVQGNIYKDNFIDIWNNKFEHYRNRKVFKTGICAKCDLWKWCRGEGMHLREPNAENPLQCSFNKIFSQNV, from the coding sequence ATGCTTTTTAATATACATGCACGTTATGTTGGCGTACAATCTAAAATTCATAAATTACAATACTTTTTTTGGGAATGCACATCAAAATGCAATTTAGCTTGCAAGCATTGTGGTAGTGATTGTAAAATAGAGGATAATTGCCCAAATATGCCTGCTGATGATTTTTTGAATGTTTGTAAAGATGTAGCAAAAAATTATGATGCTTCAAAAGTTATGGTGGTTGTTACCGGTGGTGAACCGCTTATGAGGAGCGATTTGGAATATTGCGGCAATGAACTTAAAAAAATGGGTTTCCCTTGGGGCATGGTTAGCAATGGTTTTGCGATGACAGAAAGCCGATTTCGCAGTTTGAGAAATGCAGGATTAAAATCTGTTACTGTAAGTCTTGATGGTCTAAAGGAAAATCATGATTGGATGCGAGGCGTAGATGGTTCTTTTGAAAGAGCTGTTAACGCAATTAAAATGCTAGCTTCTGAGCCAAATATGGTTTATGATGTTGTTACATGCGTGAATAAAAGAAATATTTTAGAACTTGATGAAGTAAAAAAATTATTAATAGAAATTGGCGTAAAACAGTGGCGATTGTTTATAATAGACCCAATTGGCAGGGCTGCGAAAAATGATGAGCTAATGCTTGATAATGAGCAATTTAAGTACGTTTACGACTTTATTTATAAAACACGTTCAGAAGGCTCAATAGTGGCTTCCGCTGGTTGTGATGGCTTTCTGGGAGACTATGAGGGACAAGTGCGAAATGGATTTTTCTTCTGTAGAGCTGGCGTAAATGTAGCCTCGGTTTTAGCAAATGGAGATATTGGTGCTTGCCCAAATATTAATAGAGGATTTGTGCAAGGAAATATTTATAAAGATAATTTTATTGATATTTGGAATAATAAATTTGAACATTACAGAAATAGGAAGGTTTTTAAAACAGGTATTTGTGCCAAATGTGATTTGTGGAAGTGGTGTAGGGGAGAAGGAATGCATTTGAGAGAGCCAAATGCAGAAAATCCATTGCAATGTAGTTTTAATAAAATTTTCAGTCAAAATGTGTAA